One Candidatus Binataceae bacterium DNA window includes the following coding sequences:
- the rplL gene encoding 50S ribosomal protein L7/L12 encodes MAEVQVSRDQVKDYLKNLSLMEAATLVKELEQELGVSAAAPVAVAAAPAASGAAAAPVEKDEFSVVLTGSGDKKIQVIKVVRELTGLGLKEAKDLVDGAPKPVKEGVSKAEAEEIKKKLEEAGGTVELK; translated from the coding sequence ATGGCAGAGGTACAAGTCAGCCGCGATCAGGTGAAGGATTACCTGAAAAATCTGAGCCTGATGGAAGCGGCGACGCTGGTGAAGGAGCTTGAGCAGGAACTCGGCGTCTCGGCGGCGGCTCCGGTCGCGGTGGCGGCAGCGCCCGCAGCCAGCGGCGCAGCGGCGGCTCCGGTCGAGAAGGATGAGTTCTCGGTGGTGCTGACCGGCTCCGGTGACAAGAAAATCCAGGTTATCAAGGTCGTGCGGGAACTGACCGGGCTCGGCCTCAAGGAGGCCAAAGACCTGGTCGACGGCGCGCCCAAGCCGGTCAAAGAAGGCGTGAGCAAGGCCGAGGCCGAGGAGATCAAGAAAAAGCTGGAAGAGGCGGGCGGCACGGTCGAGTTGAAGTAA
- the rplA gene encoding 50S ribosomal protein L1, translating to MTMAGKKYREASKQIDRATRYPLADAIKLVAGSHVAKFDETVELAVRLNVDPRQADQNVRGTVVLPNGTGKVARVLVLAKGEKEKEARDAGADFVGGEDLIKKIQEEGWLDFDRVIATPDMMGQVGRLGKILGPRGLMPNPKVGTVTFDVGKAVAEVKAGKVDYRVDKAGVIHAPIGKLSFGEQKLLENAHALLDAIARSKPASAKGNYIRSIAVSSTMGPGIKVDPGAVRTVAAAA from the coding sequence TTGACGATGGCGGGCAAGAAATATCGCGAAGCATCCAAGCAGATCGATCGCGCGACGCGCTATCCGCTCGCTGACGCGATCAAGCTGGTGGCGGGAAGCCACGTCGCCAAGTTCGACGAGACGGTCGAGCTCGCCGTGCGCCTCAACGTCGATCCGCGTCAGGCCGATCAAAACGTGCGCGGCACGGTAGTGCTCCCCAATGGCACCGGCAAGGTGGCGCGGGTCCTGGTGCTCGCCAAGGGCGAGAAGGAAAAGGAAGCGCGCGACGCCGGCGCGGACTTCGTCGGCGGCGAAGACCTGATCAAGAAGATCCAGGAGGAGGGCTGGCTCGATTTCGACCGCGTCATCGCAACGCCCGACATGATGGGACAGGTCGGCCGCCTCGGTAAGATTCTCGGACCGCGCGGCCTGATGCCGAATCCCAAGGTCGGCACCGTGACCTTCGACGTCGGCAAGGCGGTCGCCGAGGTGAAGGCGGGCAAGGTCGACTATCGCGTCGACAAGGCCGGCGTGATCCATGCACCGATCGGCAAGCTCAGCTTCGGCGAGCAGAAATTGCTCGAGAACGCACATGCGCTGCTAGACGCGATCGCGCGCTCGAAGCCAGCTAGCGCCAAGGGCAATTACATCAGGAGCATCGCCGTCTCCTCGACGATGGGCCCCGGGATCAAAGTCGATCCCGGTGCGGTCCGGACGGTGGCGGCCGCGGCATAA
- the rplJ gene encoding 50S ribosomal protein L10 yields MKKAEKTTIVDELAAQFARATMALVSEYRGLSAAESTDLRRRVREVAGEIKVAKNTLVRRAIKETPYAALAPQLGGPIVIVFCYGDPVTVAKTIAGLRDLGDKFKVRGGVLSGKPLTAEEVQALATLPSREVLMAQLLGLLQAPATRLVRLLNEPGSALARLVDAIGKRNGEGAPAASAGPAEASAGAPQ; encoded by the coding sequence ATGAAGAAAGCGGAAAAAACCACGATCGTCGACGAGCTCGCGGCGCAGTTCGCGCGGGCCACGATGGCGCTCGTCTCGGAGTATCGCGGACTCAGCGCGGCGGAATCGACCGATCTGCGCCGGCGCGTGCGCGAGGTCGCGGGTGAAATCAAGGTCGCGAAGAACACGTTGGTACGGCGCGCGATTAAGGAGACGCCCTACGCGGCGCTCGCTCCGCAGCTCGGCGGCCCGATTGTGATCGTCTTCTGTTACGGCGATCCGGTGACGGTCGCCAAGACTATCGCGGGACTCCGCGATCTTGGCGACAAGTTCAAGGTGCGCGGCGGCGTGCTCAGCGGCAAGCCGCTCACGGCCGAGGAAGTACAGGCGCTCGCCACGCTGCCATCGCGTGAAGTGCTGATGGCGCAATTGCTCGGATTGCTGCAGGCGCCGGCAACCCGCCTGGTGCGATTACTCAACGAGCCTGGCTCGGCGCTGGCCCGCTTGGTCGATGCGATCGGCAAGCGCAATGGCGAAGGCGCACCGGCCGCATCCGCAGGACCCGCGGAGGCGTCGGCGGGAGCTCCACAATAG